A single window of Labrys wisconsinensis DNA harbors:
- a CDS encoding nuclear transport factor 2 family protein translates to MSQRIGIAESEIRVIIEAWADAVRRHDLPAVLAHHDDDIVMFDVPPPLQSRGMAEYEKTWDLFFAYHEPGQAFDVEELQICAGDTVAFAVAIMRCGSATVSGPPVPGGFPFRLTIGFRKVDGAWRIRHEHHSVPATD, encoded by the coding sequence GTGTCGCAACGGATTGGAATCGCGGAATCCGAGATCAGGGTCATCATCGAAGCCTGGGCCGATGCCGTCCGGCGGCATGACCTTCCGGCCGTCCTGGCCCATCACGATGACGACATCGTCATGTTCGATGTGCCGCCGCCGCTACAGTCGCGCGGCATGGCGGAATACGAGAAGACCTGGGATCTGTTCTTCGCCTATCACGAGCCCGGGCAAGCCTTCGACGTCGAAGAGCTGCAAATATGCGCCGGGGACACCGTCGCCTTTGCGGTCGCCATCATGCGGTGCGGGTCGGCCACAGTCAGCGGTCCTCCCGTGCCGGGCGGCTTCCCGTTTCGGCTGACCATCGGCTTTCGCAAGGTCGACGGCGCCTGGCGCATCCGGCACGAGCACCATTCGGTGCCGGCGACGGATTAG